The Aulosira sp. FACHB-615 genome contains the following window.
GAGCATTTAGCAACAATCCGCCAGCAACGGCAGAATCAGGATTCTATGGGTTCGTCTGGTTATAAAACAGTTGAGCTAGTTAAATAACAAGTTCAGTAGTTGAGTTGTGGATACTTTTATCTGGGCGACTTAAATGACTATGCTGAGATTGATAAATTCTTCTCGCTTGAATCACAAAGCTTGATTTACAGACAAAAGATGAGGTAGGAATTGAGTGGGTGATCAACTATGCCCAAGCTTTGGCGATCGCAATAGCACTAAAGTCTTAAAAAACCGTTATATTTCGTTGATTTCAATCCCAAGATCGCGTTAATGGCTCAATTGGTATATCTGGATCAATCTCAATCACGGTGATATTGGCATTCTCTACCACAGTATTTCCCATAATGGTATTGTGCATTGCCTCAAATTTCGATTCTTCCTCTGCAATGCGCTCGTAGTGCAGAATTACATGGTAATGCTTGGTAATTGGCTTTCCAGAGTCCGATCGCTCCACGGTGTCCCAAGCTATATTTTGTCGTTCTTCTGCTATTCGGCGATACTCATCGGCTAGTTGTTCTAAGGCGATCGCGATCGCGTGTTCTTTGCTTTGACCGTAGCATTCTAAACTTTCTCTAGGAGAATCGCTCAGAGATGATGATAACTGACAAATATAATGTCCATTGTCTTGAGGCTCCACTGCAATCGTAATAGTTCCAGTGATGTCGGGGTTCACGTCAGTCATCTTAACCACGCTCGAAAAGATTCAGAGGATAAGCTTACGGTTAAATTGTAAGCATAGACGCAACAGTCGATTATCACTAAATATAAAAATCATGATGAATAACAACCGTTTGCCAAACATTCATCCAGGCGAAATCCTACAACTTGAATTTTTAGAACCGTTGAACATTACAGTTTATCGATTAAGCAAAGATATAGGTGTAGCTCAGACACGAATTAGTGAAATTTTATCTGGAAAACGGAGTATTACGGCTGATACAGCTTTGCGTCTAGCCCACTATTTTGGCAACACTGCCCAGTTTTGGTTAAATTTACAGACACAATATGATTTACGTCAAGCCATTGAAGAAAATTCAGAAGTTTACAATCAAATTCCTAAACTTCCTTCTAATGATGTAGCCTAAAATTCATACAAGTCATGAGTTTATTGCTCTATTCGGCTGTTTCACGTTTGCGTTTTTTAATTTCGGCGATCGGTAGGAGCAATATTGTCTCAATCTCTTTTCTACTCTTATCACTAAGCAAAAAATCCGATAATAAATTAATACATATCATATATAATCGGAGCAATTTGTCGATTTCTATAGCTTCATTAGCATATCCCTTCTTTCTAGCAAGCGAACTACTCCACCATTGTGGGTTATTAATTTCATCAAATTCTTCAAACATATAATCATAAAACTCGTATACTCTACCTAGAGGTATAGTCCCATCCATTGTCCAATCATCATCAGCCAATCCTTCACTTTCTCTCCACATCATATTTCCTTCTTGAAATTCCCTACCATATTTATCATCAAATAAATGTACCAACTGTAGTGCCTGAGAATATTTGAGTTTTAATCCAAATTTAAAAGCATTAAGGCGTTGGATAGAAAGATTGGTATCGTGATATCTTTTTGCAAAAACGTCCTCGACTAGAGAAATATAAAAGACTCTTACAGCTAGAGGTGGATAGATATTCTTGAATGCAGTTGATAAATGATGAATCCACTCTAATAGGTTTTGAAAATTACTATTATTTACACCGATACAATTAATTTCTTGAGCTATCATTTTTACATAATGATCTGTCATTTCTGCTTTTTCAAAGGCTAATCGTAAAACATGATGCCAACGCATTTCCCTAATGAATTTAGCCAATCTCGTTAAACTTTCATGTTTGCAAAACCACTGTGCAACCAAATACTCTTGAAACGTTAAGTGCGAAA
Protein-coding sequences here:
- a CDS encoding HigA family addiction module antitoxin, producing MNNNRLPNIHPGEILQLEFLEPLNITVYRLSKDIGVAQTRISEILSGKRSITADTALRLAHYFGNTAQFWLNLQTQYDLRQAIEENSEVYNQIPKLPSNDVA